ATGGAAATTGCCTTTTCATCAATGATACCCACGGCGGCTGGTATGGTTTCGACTGTTTTACTGGAAGTGGTGACTTCATTTGCAAGCAAAAGATTCGGGAAATGTAGCGTCATAATCTAAGTCAATAGCGGTGACAACTCGTCTCGTTCTCTTATCAACTTGGTATTAGTCCCTAATAActcaatttgtttaaaataaaccTATTAATTTTATGATTCGTTGTGATAATCCTAAGAGGAGAACAAAATGTAATAATAATTTCCACAGTTGGTctgaaaaagtagttttatCTTTGGTATTGGTGTAGTATTTGAAATGTGTCCATGAGCATATATTTGATGATAAGCCaactaatgaaaaatatttctgacaATTCTTATTACAACATTTTATTCTcgaaaattcattcaaatcaACACACAATTCCTGCCGGCCGTTTACACAGAAACCATGATCTTTGGGTGCATTCGACAGTGTACCAAAAACCACGACGGTGTTTTGAAACACTCATGAACAGACAATTTCCATTCAAAGTTCGTTTAATATTATTATAGACCGGTAGTGATCCGTCCAGCCAATATATGTCGTCGGATGAAAGAAGCATTGCACCAAGTTGAATATATCCGTTTGTGTCATTGTAAATACTTTGTACATAACGATTTTCGTTGGCCGAATTGATTGAAACTAGGTTGGCGCACTTTGTTTTGCAGAACGTTTGAGCTTCAGCAACAGTGTAAGACAAATCGTAGCGTAGGTAGCAATGGTTGTTGTAAATGTTATCACAATTATCatcttcaattgaaaaatattaaagagcCATCAGTCAAGAATTACCATGTATTGTTGAAGGTAGTTCACATATGAAACTCATTGTCTGATTACATGAGtcacttttccattttccagctTCTGATCCAGCAGTGATGAAATAAACGCATTCATTGCTAGAAAGtcctaaaaacattttaaaaaaacgtgcactcaatttttgagcaaacaCTCCTCACCGCTTGCAAAATTAGTATAGACAAGATTAGTATCCGTAGACCGACTTTCCAGATCCCAATTACAAGTAGTA
This is a stretch of genomic DNA from Caenorhabditis elegans chromosome V. It encodes these proteins:
- the clec-31 gene encoding C-type lectin domain-containing protein (Confirmed by transcript evidence), with the translated sequence MKLSVQHDWKLGPSSLIDESTSLVSKNPQPLSTRPPLSKKWSQFLKHHWLAVLIGVISEILILSGAVLLTYYLANNSTSVTGNTASSDIDSSTALSFTGTRSAPANISSCTFGFTYINGKCWRLFTDPQTRENADSACMSYGGSTLVSIKNEQENNAILNFVPNSAVENLWTGLHCKANTTCNWDLESRSTDTNLVYTNFASGLSSNECVYFITAGSEAGKWKSDSCNQTMSFICELPSTIHDDNCDNIYNNHCYLRYDLSYTVAEAQTFCKTKCANLVSINSANENRYVQSIYNDTNGYIQLGAMLLSSDDIYWLDGSLPVYNNIKRTLNGNCLFMSVSKHRRGFWYTVECTQRSWFLCKRPAGIVC